A stretch of Cellulosilyticum sp. I15G10I2 DNA encodes these proteins:
- a CDS encoding GatB/YqeY domain-containing protein, with amino-acid sequence MQMSLKEKLLSDMKEAMKEKDVLRKDTIQMVRGAILQKEKDSLKEVHEEQILDILVQEIKKRKDALVDFEKGNRHDLAESANAEIAVLTAYLPKQLSDDELTEIVRETISEVGASSVKEMGKVMAAITPKVKGKADNGKVSSIVKQCLA; translated from the coding sequence ATGCAGATGTCTTTAAAAGAAAAGTTACTTTCAGATATGAAAGAAGCGATGAAAGAAAAAGATGTTCTTCGTAAAGACACCATTCAAATGGTAAGAGGCGCTATTCTCCAAAAAGAAAAAGATTCTCTTAAAGAAGTACACGAAGAACAGATTCTTGATATTCTTGTACAAGAAATCAAGAAACGTAAAGATGCTCTCGTTGATTTTGAAAAAGGTAACCGCCATGATTTAGCGGAGTCTGCGAATGCTGAAATAGCTGTTTTGACGGCATATCTGCCAAAACAATTATCAGATGATGAACTTACTGAAATAGTTCGTGAAACAATTTCAGAAGTTGGCGCAAGTTCTGTAAAAGAAATGGGCAAGGTTATGGCAGCGATTACTCCTAAAGTAAAGGGTAAAGCTGACAATGGCAAAGTGAGCAGCATAGTTAAACAATGTTTAGCCTAA
- the rpsU gene encoding 30S ribosomal protein S21 translates to MSEVTVRENESLDSALRRFKRNCAKAGIMQEIRKREHYEKPSVKRKKKSEAARKKNKQY, encoded by the coding sequence ATGTCAGAGGTTACTGTTCGCGAAAATGAATCTTTAGATAGTGCTCTTCGTCGATTTAAAAGAAACTGTGCAAAAGCAGGTATTATGCAAGAGATACGCAAAAGAGAACATTATGAAAAACCTAGTGTTAAGCGTAAAAAGAAGTCAGAAGCAGCACGCAAAAAGAATAAACAATACTAA